A genomic segment from Magnetococcales bacterium encodes:
- the rpsB gene encoding 30S ribosomal protein S2: protein MATYSVRELLEAGFHFGHQTKRWNPKMATYIHSSRNGTHIINLQKTVYMLRDACGYVRSTVQKRGRVLFVGTKRQAADIVQEVALGCGQYFVNQRWLGGTLTNWETIQRSIRRLKDLERMGTDGTHQMLTKNEVQRLERERMRIENALGGIKAMDRLPHLIVVVDTRKEHIAVKEANKLGIPVVALVDTNCDPDPVDYVVPGNDDAIRSIRLFLDKMAEAVKEGSQLVTEEVFEEPQQPVRDAPARPSRKSQALVHDSDDDLEEMVAIRE from the coding sequence ATGGCTACTTATTCGGTACGTGAACTGTTGGAGGCCGGTTTCCACTTCGGGCACCAGACCAAACGCTGGAACCCCAAGATGGCGACCTACATCCACTCCTCCCGCAACGGCACCCACATCATCAATCTGCAAAAGACCGTCTACATGTTGCGCGACGCCTGCGGCTACGTGCGCAGCACGGTGCAGAAGCGCGGGCGCGTCCTTTTCGTGGGCACCAAGCGCCAGGCTGCGGATATCGTGCAGGAAGTGGCCCTGGGCTGCGGTCAGTACTTCGTCAACCAGCGCTGGCTGGGCGGCACCCTGACCAACTGGGAGACCATTCAACGCTCCATCCGTCGCCTGAAGGATCTGGAGCGCATGGGCACCGACGGCACCCATCAGATGCTGACCAAGAACGAGGTTCAGCGCCTGGAACGGGAGAGAATGCGCATCGAGAACGCCCTCGGCGGCATCAAGGCCATGGATCGTCTGCCCCATCTGATCGTGGTGGTGGATACCCGCAAGGAGCACATCGCCGTTAAGGAAGCCAACAAACTGGGCATCCCCGTGGTGGCCCTGGTGGACACCAACTGCGATCCGGATCCGGTGGACTATGTGGTGCCCGGCAACGACGACGCCATTCGCTCCATCCGTCTCTTCCTGGACAAGATGGCCGAGGCCGTCAAGGAAGGTTCGCAACTGGTCACCGAAGAGGTCTTCGAAGAGCCGCAACAACCGGTGCGCGATGCGCCGGCCCGTCCTTCCCGCAAGAGCCAGGCCCTGGTGCATGACTCCGACGACGATCTGGAAGAGATGGTGGCCATTCGCGAGTGA